The following are encoded together in the Ovis aries strain OAR_USU_Benz2616 breed Rambouillet chromosome X, ARS-UI_Ramb_v3.0, whole genome shotgun sequence genome:
- the RPS4X gene encoding small ribosomal subunit protein eS4, X isoform, producing MLDKLTGVFAPRPSTGPHKLRECLPLIIFLRNRLKYALTGDEVKKICMQRFIKIDGKVRTDITYPAGFMDVISIDKTGENFRLIYDTKGRFAVHRITPEEAKYKLCKVRKIFVGTKGIPHLVTHDARTIRYPDPLIKVNDTIQIDLETGKITDFIKFDTGNLCMVTGGANLGRIGVITNRERHPGSFDVVHVKDANGNSFATRLSNIFVIGKGNKPWISLPRGKGIRLTIAEERDKRLAAKQSSG from the exons ATGCTGGATAAACTGACTGGTGTGTTT GCCCCTCGTCCATCTACCGGCCCCCACAAGCTAAGGGAATGTCTCCCCCTAATCATTTTCCTAAGGAATAGACTTAAGTATGCCTTAACTGGAGATGAAGTAAAGAAGATTTGCATGCAGCGTTTCATTAAGATCGATGGCAAAGTCCGCACAGATATAACCTACCCTGCTGGTTTTATGG ATGTCATCAGCATTGATAAGACTGGAGAGAATTTTCGTTTGATCTATGACACCAAGGGTCGTTTTGCCGTTCATCGTATTACACCTGAGGAGGCCAAG TATAAATTGTGCAAAGTAAGAAAGATATTTGTGGGGACAAAAGGAATCCCTCATCTGGTAACCCATGATGCTCGTACCATCCGTTACCCTGATCCCCTCATCAAGGTGAATGATACCATTCAGATTGACTTGGAGACTGGCAAGATTACTGATTTCATCAAATTTGACACTG GTAACCTGTGCATGGTGACTGGAGGTGCTAACCTGGGAAGAATTGGTGTGATTACAAACCGGGAGAGACATCCAGGTTCTTTTGATGTAGTTCATGTGAAAGATGCAAACGGCAACAGCTTTGCCACTCGGCTTTCGAACATTTTCGTTATTGGCAAA GGCAACAAACCATGGATCTCTCTTCCCCGTGGAAAGGGTATTCGCCTTACCATTGCTGAGGAGAGAGATAAGAGATTGGCAGCCAAACAGAGCAGTGGATAA